The following coding sequences lie in one Burkholderia cepacia genomic window:
- a CDS encoding acyl-CoA dehydrogenase family protein: MDFSFTDEQQQFADALRRYLGEQYGFDARQAIVRSDTGVSDTQWGAFTELGLTALPVPDAQGGFGGGPVDMLVVMQELGRALVIEPYWATAVGVEALRIAGSGAGEDAALLEAVAQGQKRLAVAFHEPHARYDLYELDTHAHEQGGTYRLTGAKSVVQHGAQAHAWIVPARVDGGGIGLFVVERDAANAKVADYRTIDGQRAATIEFNETPARLLTGGARDAAALEQIADYATFLLCAEAVGALDELNRATVEYTKTREQFGVPIARFQALQHRMVDMLIHAEQARSLTYLAAVRYASDDPDARRKAVSAAKARVGAAARFVGQQAVQLHGGMGVTNEVAAAHLFKRLTIIETTLGDTDHHLARIAALPDFAQTDAA, translated from the coding sequence ATGGATTTCAGCTTTACCGATGAGCAGCAGCAGTTCGCTGACGCGCTGCGCCGTTATCTCGGCGAGCAATACGGCTTCGACGCGCGCCAGGCGATCGTGCGCAGCGACACGGGCGTGTCGGACACGCAATGGGGCGCGTTCACGGAACTGGGGCTGACCGCGCTGCCCGTGCCGGACGCACAGGGCGGCTTCGGCGGCGGCCCCGTCGACATGCTGGTCGTGATGCAGGAGCTCGGCCGCGCGCTCGTGATCGAGCCGTATTGGGCCACGGCGGTCGGCGTCGAGGCATTGCGTATCGCCGGCTCCGGCGCGGGCGAGGATGCGGCGCTGCTGGAGGCCGTCGCACAGGGGCAGAAGCGGCTGGCGGTTGCGTTCCATGAACCGCATGCGCGCTACGACCTGTACGAACTCGACACGCATGCGCACGAACAGGGTGGCACGTACCGGCTGACTGGCGCCAAGTCGGTCGTACAGCACGGCGCACAGGCGCATGCGTGGATCGTGCCTGCGCGCGTCGATGGCGGCGGCATCGGCCTTTTCGTCGTCGAACGCGATGCGGCGAACGCGAAGGTGGCCGACTACCGGACGATCGACGGCCAGCGTGCCGCGACGATCGAATTCAACGAAACGCCGGCCCGATTGCTGACGGGCGGTGCGCGCGACGCGGCGGCGCTCGAGCAGATTGCCGATTACGCGACGTTCCTGCTGTGCGCGGAAGCGGTCGGCGCGCTCGACGAACTGAATCGTGCGACGGTCGAATATACGAAGACGCGCGAGCAGTTCGGCGTGCCGATCGCGCGTTTCCAGGCGCTGCAGCACCGGATGGTCGACATGCTGATCCATGCGGAGCAGGCACGTTCGCTGACCTATCTGGCGGCAGTGCGCTATGCGAGCGACGACCCCGATGCGCGGCGCAAGGCCGTATCGGCCGCGAAGGCGCGTGTCGGTGCGGCTGCACGCTTCGTCGGCCAGCAGGCCGTCCAGTTGCACGGTGGCATGGGCGTGACCAACGAGGTCGCCGCCGCGCATTTGTTCAAGCGGCTGACGATCATCGAGACGACGCTTGGCGACACCGATCATCATCTTGCCCGCATCGCGGCGCTGCCCGATTTCGCGCAGACCGACGCGGCATGA
- a CDS encoding NUDIX domain-containing protein: MAELPNHDAALTETCLESEAIFEGSFLKLKRDTVRLPDGKKATREYVQHPGAVMVIPLFDDGRVLMESQYRYPIGKVMAEFPAGKLDPNEGALACAVRELREETGYTAREYVFLARIHPIISYSTEFIDLYLARGLTAGERKLDEGEFLETFTATQADLQEWVRTGQITDVKTIIGTMWLDKVLSGTWPLGPVVTP; this comes from the coding sequence ATGGCCGAACTACCCAATCACGACGCCGCACTGACCGAAACCTGCCTCGAGAGCGAGGCGATTTTCGAAGGCTCGTTCCTCAAGCTCAAGCGCGATACCGTCCGTCTGCCGGACGGCAAGAAGGCCACGCGCGAATACGTCCAGCATCCGGGCGCGGTGATGGTGATCCCGCTGTTCGACGACGGCCGCGTGCTGATGGAAAGCCAGTATCGCTATCCGATCGGCAAGGTGATGGCCGAATTCCCGGCCGGCAAGCTCGATCCGAACGAAGGAGCGCTCGCGTGTGCCGTGCGCGAACTGCGCGAGGAAACGGGTTACACGGCACGCGAATACGTGTTCCTGGCCCGCATTCACCCGATCATTTCCTATTCGACCGAATTCATCGACCTGTACCTTGCGCGCGGGCTGACGGCCGGCGAACGCAAGCTCGACGAAGGCGAATTCCTCGAAACCTTTACGGCGACGCAAGCCGACCTGCAGGAATGGGTGCGCACCGGCCAGATCACCGACGTGAAGACGATCATCGGCACGATGTGGCTCGACAAGGTGCTGTCCGGCACCTGGCCGCTCGGGCCGGTCGTGACGCCCTGA
- a CDS encoding DUF2818 family protein: MSAAGWFIVLLALVCANLPFLNQRLFAVVPFGTAKKSAWVRIGELIVLYFIVGALGFWLESRAGNRFEQGWQFYAITFSLFIVFAFPGFTFQYLVKRR; the protein is encoded by the coding sequence ATGTCGGCAGCCGGCTGGTTTATCGTGCTGTTGGCGCTTGTGTGCGCCAACCTGCCGTTCCTGAACCAACGCCTCTTCGCCGTCGTGCCGTTCGGCACGGCGAAGAAGAGTGCGTGGGTGCGGATCGGCGAGCTGATCGTGCTGTACTTCATCGTCGGCGCGCTCGGCTTCTGGCTCGAGTCGCGCGCCGGCAACCGCTTCGAACAAGGCTGGCAGTTTTACGCGATCACGTTCAGTCTCTTCATCGTGTTCGCGTTCCCCGGCTTCACGTTCCAGTATCTCGTCAAACGACGCTGA
- a CDS encoding DUF1178 family protein, whose product MKVLDLQCPHGHRFEGWFASADEFEAQLSRKLVECPVCGTTEVNRLPSAPRLNLSGATQAQPADPRALQAQVMRALREVLEKTENVGERFAEEARRIHYNEAPARSIRGVTTPEDAQSLAEEGIDVMPLPIPAALKEPLQ is encoded by the coding sequence ATGAAGGTCCTCGATTTACAGTGCCCGCACGGTCATCGGTTCGAAGGCTGGTTCGCTTCCGCCGATGAATTCGAAGCGCAGTTGTCCCGCAAGCTGGTCGAATGTCCGGTGTGCGGGACGACCGAGGTCAACCGCCTGCCGTCGGCGCCGCGCCTGAACCTGTCGGGCGCGACGCAGGCCCAGCCGGCTGATCCGCGTGCGCTGCAGGCGCAGGTGATGCGCGCACTGCGCGAGGTGCTGGAGAAGACCGAGAACGTGGGCGAGCGCTTCGCCGAGGAAGCGCGGCGCATCCATTACAACGAGGCGCCCGCACGCAGCATTCGTGGCGTCACGACGCCCGAAGATGCGCAATCCTTGGCCGAAGAAGGCATCGACGTGATGCCGCTGCCGATTCCTGCCGCGCTGAAAGAACCGCTGCAATGA
- the nuoN gene encoding NADH-quinone oxidoreductase subunit NuoN: MNVLLPDALVMAAIVVAWLNDTFTGASGRRLTYLIAVVSSVVAGVWFAVQALDPQQYYFFSKMVVVDSFASMMKAVVSFGFAVSLVYSRKYLEDRDMFRGDVFLLGMFSLLGQLVMVSGNNFLTLYLGLELMSLSLYAVIALRRDAAQSSEAAMKYYVLGALASGFVLYGISMLYGATGSLELGEVYKAVSGNTDAAVLMFGVVFIVAGIAFKLGAVPFHMWVPDVYQGAPTAMTLFVGGGPKVAAFAWGLRFLVMGLLPLAQNWQTALVILAALSLIVGNITGIVQRNIKRMLAYSAISNMGFVLLGLLAGIVKGDAAAPANAYSSAMFYAIVYLITTLGSFGVVMLLARRDFEADTIDDFKGLNKRSPVFAFVMMVMMFSLAGIPPTVGFYAKLAVLEATVNAGLTWLAVLAVITSLFGAFFYLRIVKLMYFDAPQDSTPISGDFCKRTILVLNGLAVVVLGLIPSPLLTACLQAIRHTLPL; this comes from the coding sequence ATGAATGTCCTGTTGCCTGACGCGCTGGTGATGGCCGCCATCGTCGTCGCATGGCTGAACGACACCTTTACCGGTGCTTCCGGCCGCCGCCTGACCTATCTGATCGCGGTTGTTTCGTCGGTCGTCGCCGGCGTGTGGTTCGCGGTGCAGGCACTCGACCCGCAGCAGTACTACTTCTTCTCGAAGATGGTCGTCGTCGACTCGTTCGCGAGCATGATGAAGGCTGTCGTGTCGTTCGGTTTCGCGGTCTCGCTCGTCTATTCGCGCAAGTACCTCGAAGATCGCGACATGTTCCGCGGCGACGTGTTCCTGCTCGGCATGTTCTCGCTGCTTGGCCAGCTGGTCATGGTGTCGGGCAACAACTTCCTGACGCTGTACCTCGGTCTCGAACTGATGTCGCTGTCGCTGTACGCAGTCATCGCGCTGCGCCGCGACGCCGCACAGTCGAGCGAAGCCGCGATGAAGTACTACGTGCTGGGCGCGCTTGCGTCGGGCTTCGTGCTGTACGGCATCTCGATGCTGTACGGCGCGACCGGCTCGCTCGAGCTGGGCGAGGTGTACAAGGCGGTCAGCGGCAACACCGATGCAGCCGTGCTGATGTTCGGCGTGGTCTTCATCGTCGCCGGTATCGCGTTCAAGCTCGGCGCCGTGCCGTTCCACATGTGGGTGCCGGACGTCTACCAGGGCGCACCGACCGCGATGACGCTGTTCGTCGGCGGCGGCCCGAAGGTTGCCGCGTTCGCGTGGGGCCTGCGCTTCCTGGTGATGGGCCTGCTGCCGCTCGCACAGAACTGGCAGACCGCGCTCGTGATCCTCGCCGCGCTGTCGCTGATCGTCGGCAACATCACCGGTATCGTCCAGCGCAACATCAAGCGGATGCTCGCGTACTCGGCGATCTCGAACATGGGCTTCGTGCTGCTCGGCCTGCTCGCGGGCATCGTGAAGGGCGACGCAGCGGCGCCGGCGAACGCCTACAGCTCGGCGATGTTCTACGCGATCGTCTACCTGATCACGACGCTCGGCTCGTTCGGCGTGGTGATGCTGCTCGCACGCCGCGATTTCGAAGCCGATACGATCGACGACTTCAAGGGCCTCAACAAGCGCAGCCCGGTGTTCGCGTTCGTGATGATGGTCATGATGTTCTCGCTGGCCGGCATTCCGCCGACCGTCGGTTTCTACGCGAAGCTGGCCGTGCTCGAGGCGACCGTCAACGCGGGCCTCACGTGGCTGGCCGTGCTGGCCGTGATCACGTCGCTGTTCGGCGCGTTCTTCTACCTGCGCATCGTGAAGCTGATGTACTTCGATGCACCGCAGGATTCGACGCCGATCTCGGGTGATTTCTGCAAGCGCACGATCCTCGTGCTGAACGGCCTGGCGGTCGTCGTGCTCGGCCTGATCCCGAGCCCGCTGCTGACGGCCTGCCTGCAGGCAATCCGTCACACGCTGCCGCTGTAA
- a CDS encoding acyl-CoA dehydrogenase family protein, whose product MDLDYSPADDAFRVDVRAWLEANLPHALRAKVLDHKRLDREDFASWHRILGQRGWSAPAWPVEYGGPGWNATQRHIWDEECARIGAPTVLPFGVSMVAPVLMKYGSEAQKRHYLPRILDGSDWWCQGYSEPGSGSDLASLRTRAERHGDHYVVNGQKTWTTLGQYADMMFCLVRTDPAAKKQEGISFLLIDMKTPGITVRPIVMLDEDHEVNEVFFEDVKVPVENLVGDENRGWTYAKYLLGHERTGIARVGASKRELAFLKRVASNQRKNGKPLLADPVFAAKVAALEVELMALEVTVLRVVSRETSGKGPGPEASMLKIKGTEVQQALTELMVDAIGPLAAPFDVPFLDGEREHSIAGDDDAAPLAAYYFNYRKTSIYGGSNEIQKNIIAQMILGL is encoded by the coding sequence ATGGATCTGGATTATTCCCCCGCCGACGACGCGTTCCGCGTTGACGTCCGCGCCTGGCTCGAGGCCAACCTGCCTCATGCACTGCGCGCCAAGGTACTCGATCACAAACGACTCGACCGCGAGGATTTCGCGAGCTGGCACCGGATTCTCGGCCAGCGCGGCTGGTCCGCACCTGCCTGGCCCGTCGAATACGGCGGCCCGGGCTGGAACGCGACGCAGCGGCACATCTGGGACGAGGAGTGCGCACGGATCGGTGCGCCGACCGTGCTGCCGTTCGGCGTATCGATGGTCGCGCCGGTGCTGATGAAGTACGGCAGCGAAGCACAGAAACGCCACTATCTGCCACGCATACTCGACGGTTCCGACTGGTGGTGCCAGGGTTACTCGGAGCCCGGTTCGGGATCCGACCTCGCCTCGTTGCGCACGCGCGCCGAGCGCCACGGCGACCACTATGTCGTCAACGGCCAGAAGACCTGGACGACGCTCGGCCAGTACGCCGACATGATGTTCTGCCTCGTGCGCACCGATCCGGCCGCGAAGAAGCAAGAGGGTATCTCGTTCCTGCTGATCGACATGAAGACGCCCGGCATCACGGTGCGACCGATCGTCATGCTCGACGAGGACCACGAGGTCAACGAAGTGTTCTTCGAGGACGTGAAGGTGCCGGTCGAGAACCTCGTCGGTGACGAGAACCGCGGCTGGACCTATGCGAAATACCTGCTCGGCCATGAGCGGACCGGCATCGCGCGTGTCGGCGCGTCGAAGCGCGAACTTGCGTTCCTGAAGCGCGTGGCGTCGAACCAGCGCAAGAACGGCAAGCCGTTGCTCGCCGATCCGGTGTTCGCCGCGAAGGTCGCGGCGCTCGAAGTCGAGCTGATGGCGCTCGAGGTGACGGTGCTGCGCGTCGTCAGCCGCGAGACGAGCGGCAAGGGGCCTGGCCCCGAGGCATCGATGCTGAAGATCAAGGGCACCGAGGTGCAGCAGGCGCTCACCGAACTGATGGTCGACGCGATCGGCCCGCTCGCCGCGCCGTTCGACGTGCCGTTCCTCGACGGTGAGCGCGAGCACAGCATCGCGGGCGACGACGATGCGGCGCCGCTCGCCGCGTACTACTTCAATTACCGGAAGACGTCGATCTACGGCGGTTCGAACGAGATCCAGAAGAACATCATCGCGCAGATGATTCTGGGGCTGTGA
- a CDS encoding MaoC family dehydratase, with product MTDVTLPLIASAQALQARVGAEPLASGWIAIDQPRVDGFADATGDHQWIHVDPERARRESPFGGPIAHGFLTLSLIPALMTDAMRFEQKMGVNYGLNRVRFLKPVAVGARVRALFAVKETADAAQGGVQVTWSVSIQTERPDAPLLVCAAEFITLHYF from the coding sequence ATGACGGACGTGACCTTGCCGCTGATCGCATCGGCGCAGGCGCTGCAGGCACGGGTCGGCGCGGAGCCGCTCGCGAGCGGCTGGATCGCGATCGACCAGCCTCGTGTCGACGGTTTCGCCGACGCGACCGGCGATCATCAATGGATCCACGTCGATCCCGAACGCGCGCGACGCGAGTCGCCGTTCGGCGGGCCGATCGCGCACGGGTTCCTGACGCTGTCGTTGATTCCCGCGTTGATGACCGATGCAATGCGCTTCGAGCAGAAGATGGGCGTGAACTACGGACTGAATCGCGTGCGCTTCCTGAAGCCGGTGGCGGTCGGTGCACGCGTGCGCGCGTTGTTTGCGGTGAAGGAAACCGCCGACGCCGCGCAGGGCGGCGTGCAGGTGACGTGGTCGGTGTCGATTCAGACCGAGCGTCCCGATGCGCCGCTGCTGGTGTGCGCGGCGGAGTTCATCACGCTGCATTACTTCTGA
- a CDS encoding MaoC family dehydratase, with protein sequence MGISYEDLVVGSTTEVGRYTFEPDDIKAFAKRYDPQPFHLDEEAGKASHFGGLVASGWHTCSVFMSLLIKKLGPDSTSMGSPGIDSIRWLKPVRAGDTITMYQKVHDKRVSESKPDRGIVSTEWVGTNEAGETVISVHTKVLFGLRHPGRANA encoded by the coding sequence GTGGGTATCAGTTACGAAGACCTGGTGGTCGGCAGCACCACCGAAGTGGGCCGCTACACGTTCGAGCCCGACGACATCAAGGCGTTCGCGAAACGCTATGACCCGCAGCCGTTCCACCTCGACGAGGAAGCCGGGAAGGCGTCGCATTTCGGCGGGCTCGTCGCGAGCGGCTGGCATACGTGTTCGGTGTTCATGAGCCTGCTCATCAAGAAGCTCGGGCCGGATTCGACCAGCATGGGCTCGCCGGGCATCGACTCGATCCGCTGGCTCAAGCCGGTGCGGGCCGGCGACACGATCACGATGTACCAGAAGGTCCACGACAAGCGCGTGTCGGAGAGCAAGCCCGACCGCGGCATCGTGTCGACGGAGTGGGTCGGCACGAACGAAGCCGGCGAGACGGTGATCAGCGTGCACACCAAGGTGCTCTTCGGGCTGCGCCATCCGGGACGGGCAAACGCATGA